In one window of Eleutherodactylus coqui strain aEleCoq1 chromosome 10, aEleCoq1.hap1, whole genome shotgun sequence DNA:
- the RBMX gene encoding RNA-binding motif protein, X chromosome, producing MFEADRPGKLFIGGLNTETNEKALEGVFGKYGRIVEVLLMKDRETNKSRGFAFVTFESPADAKDAARELNGKALDGKPIKVEQAIKPSFGADSRRGQPPPKSRGPPRGLRGSRGGGSSRGQMPLKRGPPPRSGGPPPKRSAPSGPVRSSSMGGRAPLSRERDGYGGPPRRESLPSRRDVYMSPRDDGYSGKDRYDSYSGRDYGSSRDSRDYAPPPRDYAYRDYGHSSSRDEYSSRGYGDRDGYGGRDRDYSDHPSSSYRDSYEPYGNSRSAPPTRGPPPSYGGSSRYDDYSSSRDGYGGRDSYSSSRNDIYSSGRDRVGRQERDMPPPMDRGYPPSRDSYSSSSRGVPRGGGRGGSRSDRGGGRSRY from the exons ATGTTTGAAGCAGATCGCCCCGGTAAACTCTTCATCGGTGGTCTGAACACCGAGACCAACGAGAAGGCTCTGGAAGGCGTGTTTGGGAAATATGGACGCATTGTTGAAG TTCTTCTGATGAAAGATCGTGAAACAAACAAGTCACGAGGTTTTGCATTTGTCACATTCGAGAGCCCTGCAGATGCCAAGGATGCAGCTAGGGAACTAAACGGAAAG gctCTGGATGGAAAGCCAATTAAGGTCGAACAAGCTATTAAGCCATCCTTTGGAGCAGATAGTAGGCGAGGACAACCTCCACCAAAAAGCCGTGGCCCTCCCAGAGGTCTTAGAGGGTCTAGAGGAG gtGGTTCATCAAGAGGGCAAATGCCTCTTAAAAGAGGGCCCCCACCAAGAAGTGGAGGTCCACCACCAAAGAGATCTGCACCTTCTGGTCCAGTTCGCAGTAGCAGTATGGGTGGAAgag CTCCACTTTCACGTGAAAGGGATGGTTATGGAGGGCCGCCTCGTAGAGAATCATTGCCATCTCGCAGAGATGTGTATATGTCACCAAGAGATGATGGCTACAGTGgaaaagatagatatgacag TTACTCTGGCAGAGACTATGGAAGTTCCAGAGATTCAAGAGATTATGCACCACCCCCAAGAGACTACGCATATCGGGATTATGGCCACTCAAGTTCCCGTGATGAGTATAGCTCCAGAGGTTATGG TGACCGAGATGGTTATGGGGGCCGTGACAGAGACTATTCTGATCATCCTAGTAGTTCATACAGGGACTCGTATGAGCCTTACG GTAACTCACGTAGTGCCCCACCTACAAGAGGGCCCCCTCCATCATATGGTGGAAGCAGTCGCTATGATGATTACAGCAGCAGTCGGGATGGATATGGAGGCAGAGACAGTTACTCAAGCAGCAGAAATGATATCTACTCAAGTGGACGTGACAGAGTTGGCAGACAGGAACGTGACATGCCACCACCAATGGATAGAGGCTATCCACCTTCACGTGACTCGTACAGCAGCTCAAGTCGGGGTGTCCCCCGTGGCGGTGGTCGAGGAGGAAGCCGATCTGATAGAGGAGGTGGCAGAAGCAGATACTAA